The Xanthomonas rydalmerensis genomic interval GCGCACAGGACGCGCTCAGCGCCGAGGAGATCGCCGCGGCCGACCTGGTGCTGATCGCCGCCGACCGCGAGGTCGACCTGGGCCGCTTCGGCGGCAAGCGCCTGTTCAAGAGCGGCACCAAGCCGGCGATCAACGACGGCCCGGCGCTGATCCGCAAGGCCCTGGCCGAGGCCAGCGTGCACGCGGCCGGCACTGGCGGCAGCGCCCCGGCCCAGGCCCAGGGCGGTCGCTCCGCCGGCCCGTACAAGCACCTGATGACCGGCGTGTCGTTCATGCTGCCCTTCGTCACCGCCGGCGGCCTGCTGATCGCGCTGGCGTTCGCGCTCGGCGGCATCTACGCCTTCGACGACGCGCACAAGGGCACCCTGGCCTGGTCGCTGTTCCAGATCGGCGCCAAGGCCGGCTTCAGCCTGATGGTGCCCGCCCTGGCCGGCTACATCGCCTACTCCATCGCCGACCGCCCCGGCATCGCCCCGGGCATGATCGGCGGCATGGTCGCAGCCAATCTCGGCGCCGGCTTCATCGGCGGCATCTTCGCCGGCTTCATCGCCGGCTACGGCGTGGCCGCGCTGAACCGGGCGATCAAGCTGCCGCGCACCCTGGAAGGCCTGAAACCGGTGCTGATCCTGCCGGTGCTGGGCACTCTGCTGGTCGGTCTGGCCCTGCTGTACGTGGTCGGCCAGCCGGTGGCCGAGCTGCTGGCCTGGCTCACCGAATGGCTGCGCGGCATGCAGGGCAGCAGCGCGGTGCTGCTGGGCCTGCTGCTGGGCGCGATGATGGCCTTCGACATGGGCGGGCCGGTCAACAAGGCCGCCTATGCCTTCTCCACCGGCCTGATTGCCAGCCAGGTGTACACGCCGATGGCCGCGGCGATGGTCGCCGGCATGACCCCGCCGCTGGGCATCGCCCTGGCCACCTGGGTGTTCCGCAACCGCTTCACCCAGGACGAGCGCGGCAGCAGCGCCGCCACCGGCGTGCTCGGCCTGGCCTTCGTCACCGAAGGCGCGATCCCCTACGCCGCGCGCGACCCGCTGCGCACCATCCCCGCGCTGATGCTCGGCTCGGCGCTGGCCGGCGCCATCTCGATGGCCGCCGGAGCCGAGCTGAAGGTGCCGCACGGCGGCGTGTTCGTGCTGCCGATCCCCAATGCGGTCAGCCACCTGGGCATGTACCTGGTGGCGCTGCTCGCCGGCACCGTGGTCACTGCGGTGGCGTTGCGGGTGCTGAAGAAGCCGGTCGTCGTCGCCTAGTCCCTTCCATGCGCCGGCGCGTCGCCATGCGATGCCCCTCCCCCCGTCGCCGCTGGCGGCGCGCCGGCCTTTCCCTGCTGAGGAGTTCCGCCATGTCCCGTCCCCTCGTCTCGCACCTGCCCCTGGCCACCCTGGCGCTGGCCCTCGCCGCGCCGCTGGCCCACGCCCAGGACGCCAGCGACGCGTTCAAGCTCAAGCTCGCCTATACCGGCGAGGCCGCGGTCTCGCTGGACGGCGGCAAGCATGAGGGCAGCGCCTACGCCGGCCAGCTGATGTTCGGCACCGACGTGGACCTGCAACGGCTGATGGGCTGGAACGGCGCCACCCTGAAGGTCTACGGCATCAACCGCCACGGCACCAACCTGGCCAACGGCAACATCGGCAACAGCACCTCGGTGCAGGAAATCTACGGCGGCCAGGGCACCCGCCTGGCCAACTTCACCATCGACCAGAAGCTGTTCAACGACCGCCTGGAACTGGAAGCCGGCCGCAGCGTGGCCAACATCCACTTCCTGGGCTCGGAGCTGTGCGGCTACTTCCAGGGCAACTCGGCCTGCGGCAACCCGACCTTCGTGTTCCGCACCAGCAACTTCACCTACTGGCCGGTGTCCAGCTGGGCCGCGCACGCCAAGGCCTGGGTGACGCCGAACGTCTACGTCCACGTCGGCGCCTACGAGGTCAACCCGATCCAGGCCGAGCGCGGCCAGCACGGCCTGAACTGGAGCACCAACGACCGCACCGGGGTGATCGTGCCGTACGCGATCGGCTACAGCACCCAGACCAGCGGCGCGCGCCTGCCGGCGCTGTACGAGATCGGCGGCTGGCAGGACAACTCCGATTACCGTGACCCGCTCAACGACCGCAACGGCAACCCGGCGCGGCTGAGCGGGCTGGACTACGCCAATCGCAACGGCCGCTCCGGCGCGTTCGTGCGCTTCGAGCAGCAGGTCACCCGCCCCGACCCGGACAGCAACCGCGGCCTGGTGCTGTTCGGCTCGGCGCTCAAGGGCACCTCCGGGCAATTGATCGAAGACCACTTCCTGGAGCTGGGCCTGGTCCAGCGCGGCACCTTCGCCAGCCGCCCGCAGGACAACATCGCCTTCGTCGTCACCCAGCAGCACTACAGCGACGACGCCCTGGAAGACCTGCGCCTGGCCCGCGCCGCCGCTGGCGGCAGCGGCACCCCGCACCGTTCCCAGACCATGATGGAACTGAGCTACGGCATCGAGGTGACCCCGCAGCTGCGCATCGCGCCGAACCTGCAGTACATCGTGCACCCGGACCAGTTCAACGAGCCGGCGCGCACCCGCGACCTGCCCAATGCCTTGGTGGCTGGGTTGCGGCTGGACTGGACACTCTGAAGGGCGGAGAGTCGGGATTGGGGATTCGCAAAAGCGGGCGGGTCGCGGCTGGGGCGGTGCGTGCCGGGTGATGGCGCATGTTGTTTCAGACGCCCCGCGCTCGGCTCCCTGCCCTGGCGTGACGGCTGGACACGGATTGGCGCAGCGGCGGCGATGGCGGGTCTGCGTCCACCCGCGCGTGTGAAGGCCCGGCGCGGTGAACGCCTTTCCCTTGTCGCGCCGTTCGGGCGCAGCGCCCTCCACGCCAGGGAGACCGCACTGGCGCCGATTGCGCGCCGGCCGCCTCCGATGACCCGGCGCTGGATGACAGGACGCTAACCAACTGGCCGAGCGAAAAATGGCGGAACGCACGAGGCCACGGCATGCCGGGGCCTCGTGCGTTCCCTTCCCTGTGATTCCTATCGCAGTGCTGCTACGCCAGTCCATCGGCGCCTGCGGGAGCGAAAAGTGGCCGGCGAATCGAGTTCCCTTCGATTCCGTGCGAGCCGTCTCCCTGGCGCGGGAGCGGTGACGTTGCCAGCGCGTTCATGATGCCGCCGCCCGGAGGGCGTGAGGATCGGCGGATGCCGCGGCAGGCTATAGGGTTTTCCCTACCCGGCGGAGTCAGGACCAACACCGCGCAAACGATGTCATGGATGACAATCGTCATCACCGCATCGCAGAATCTGGATACAGACTCCACCGAAACTACATCGACGTATGTGAACGTAGCGACTTCGCCGCCGCCGATTACGACGGTTTTCCCACATCCCCGTTGCAAGCATTCGCGTCATGCGCATCCTGGTTGCCGAAGACGATACGTCCATTGCTGTTGCGTTACGCGATTCGCTCGCCGAGTGCGGTCATGTGGTGGACCATGTCAGCGACGGTGCCGCCGCCGAACGCGCACTCGGTAGCGAAAGCTATCAATTACTGGTCCTGGATCTGGGCCTGCCGCGCCGCGACGGGCTGCAGGTACTGCAGCGCCTGCGCGCCCGCCGCGACGAGATCCCGGTGCTGGTGGTGACCGCGCGCGACGCGGTGGAAGACCGCATCCGCGCGCTCGACCAGGGCGCCGACGACTACCTGATCAAGCCCTTCGAACTGTCCGAGTTCCTCGCCCGCACCCGCGCGCTCCTGCGCCGCAGCAGCAGCGGCGGCGTACCCGAACTGGTGCTGGGGCAACTGCGCATCAACCTGGCCGGGCGCCGGGTGTGGCTGCAGGACCAGCCGCTGGACCTGACCGCGCGCGAGTTCGCGCTGTTGGAGACGCTCTTGCTGCGCAGCGGGCGCGTGGTCAGCCGCAGCCAGCTGACCGAAGCGCTGTGCGATTGGCAACACGAAATCACCGACAACGGCCTGGACATCTCCATGCACCGCCTGCGGCGCAAGCTGCACGGCGCCGGCGTCGGTATCCGGACCATCCGCGGCCTGGGCTACCTGCTGGAGGAGTCGCGCGCCGCCTCGCCGGCCGCCGACCACGCACAGATCCCGCAGTGAGCGCGACCGCGGCCGCGCAGTCGCCGGCATACCGCCACCCCAGCCTGCGCCAGCGACTGCTGGCGTTCCTGCTGATCCCCACCGTGCTGCTGATGCTGGTGGTGTCGGCGCTGTTCTACCTGCTGATGCTCAAGTACACCAATCACGTCCACGACATGGACCTGAAGGAGGACACGCAGGGCCTGGCCAACGCGGTCAACGACCCCGGCGAGCGCATGCCGCTGACCCTGCAGGCGCGGCAGCTGCTGGAGTACAGCAGCGACGGCCGGGTGTTCTTCAAGCTGGACAGCCGCCGCCACGGGGTGATCAGCGGCAGCACCCTGCCGATTCCCGCACACCCGGATCCAGCCGAGATCGGCCGGGTGATGCTGTACGACGACCACATGGACAACGGCGTGCCGGTGCGCGTGGCCAGCCTGTTGCTGCCCTCGGCGC includes:
- a CDS encoding carbohydrate porin; this encodes MSRPLVSHLPLATLALALAAPLAHAQDASDAFKLKLAYTGEAAVSLDGGKHEGSAYAGQLMFGTDVDLQRLMGWNGATLKVYGINRHGTNLANGNIGNSTSVQEIYGGQGTRLANFTIDQKLFNDRLELEAGRSVANIHFLGSELCGYFQGNSACGNPTFVFRTSNFTYWPVSSWAAHAKAWVTPNVYVHVGAYEVNPIQAERGQHGLNWSTNDRTGVIVPYAIGYSTQTSGARLPALYEIGGWQDNSDYRDPLNDRNGNPARLSGLDYANRNGRSGAFVRFEQQVTRPDPDSNRGLVLFGSALKGTSGQLIEDHFLELGLVQRGTFASRPQDNIAFVVTQQHYSDDALEDLRLARAAAGGSGTPHRSQTMMELSYGIEVTPQLRIAPNLQYIVHPDQFNEPARTRDLPNALVAGLRLDWTL
- a CDS encoding fructose-specific PTS transporter subunit EIIC; this translates as MNPILVVIAAGDRSTEAVLAAEALRHAATLRGAVLQAEVRTPQGVIAPLDLAAASAAAPLLLVGDGEADTARFAGRSLHRNSLDAVLADAGAVLAPLLANATTDAAVPAAAGSAEGAGKRIVAITSCPTGIAHTFMAAEGLQQAAKALGHQIRVETQGSVGAQDALSAEEIAAADLVLIAADREVDLGRFGGKRLFKSGTKPAINDGPALIRKALAEASVHAAGTGGSAPAQAQGGRSAGPYKHLMTGVSFMLPFVTAGGLLIALAFALGGIYAFDDAHKGTLAWSLFQIGAKAGFSLMVPALAGYIAYSIADRPGIAPGMIGGMVAANLGAGFIGGIFAGFIAGYGVAALNRAIKLPRTLEGLKPVLILPVLGTLLVGLALLYVVGQPVAELLAWLTEWLRGMQGSSAVLLGLLLGAMMAFDMGGPVNKAAYAFSTGLIASQVYTPMAAAMVAGMTPPLGIALATWVFRNRFTQDERGSSAATGVLGLAFVTEGAIPYAARDPLRTIPALMLGSALAGAISMAAGAELKVPHGGVFVLPIPNAVSHLGMYLVALLAGTVVTAVALRVLKKPVVVA
- a CDS encoding response regulator encodes the protein MRILVAEDDTSIAVALRDSLAECGHVVDHVSDGAAAERALGSESYQLLVLDLGLPRRDGLQVLQRLRARRDEIPVLVVTARDAVEDRIRALDQGADDYLIKPFELSEFLARTRALLRRSSSGGVPELVLGQLRINLAGRRVWLQDQPLDLTAREFALLETLLLRSGRVVSRSQLTEALCDWQHEITDNGLDISMHRLRRKLHGAGVGIRTIRGLGYLLEESRAASPAADHAQIPQ